The Methanobacterium lacus genome includes a region encoding these proteins:
- a CDS encoding sensor histidine kinase: MRFQACDVEKNSSEKIKMDEQIKILIIEDVPFDAELIDRELQRSGMNFISRRVEEEHEYLHELEHFMPDIILADHSLPNFDGLSALKIANQLVPDVPFIFVSGKMGEDFAIEALKCGATDYVLKGSLSKIVHAVNRALEEVIEHSKRKMAEEALINSHRQLLEAQKIGHIGSWELDINTNKMRCSAEFYNIMGTDPSKLGDGYNAIIELIHPEDRPMVEKSILNAIELHESFSHDYRILKSDGSVRILSSKGLVINETSGAAPRLVVTEQDITEQKVAEEKIRSSLKEKEMLLAEIHHRVKNNLQVISSLLRLQSRFIEDDASIEIFKETQNRVRSIAILHEKLYQSEDLAKIKIDEYVKLLAEDLLYFYELENSKVEMNIDVEEVYLNIETAIPCGLIIDELVSNSLKYAFKPGENGTITIKLHSNENDRFTLQVSDDGVGIPLTVDPENSETFGMQLIKYLSNQLKAEMELDRRDGTKFKLEFNELQYKNRVFNEEQ, from the coding sequence ATGCGTTTTCAAGCTTGTGATGTTGAAAAAAATTCGTCAGAGAAGATCAAAATGGACGAACAAATTAAGATATTGATAATTGAGGATGTACCATTTGATGCAGAATTAATTGATCGAGAACTCCAAAGAAGTGGTATGAATTTCATTTCACGACGTGTGGAAGAGGAACATGAATACCTACATGAATTAGAACATTTTATGCCTGATATCATCCTTGCTGATCATTCACTCCCAAACTTCGATGGACTGTCTGCACTGAAAATTGCAAACCAACTGGTTCCAGATGTACCATTCATCTTCGTGAGTGGAAAGATGGGGGAAGATTTTGCAATAGAAGCTCTTAAATGCGGAGCAACAGACTACGTTTTAAAGGGCAGTTTATCTAAAATTGTGCATGCTGTGAACAGAGCTTTGGAAGAAGTTATAGAACATTCAAAACGTAAAATGGCTGAAGAAGCGTTGATTAACAGTCATAGACAGCTGCTTGAAGCACAGAAAATTGGGCACATAGGCAGTTGGGAACTGGATATAAACACGAATAAAATGCGTTGTTCAGCAGAATTTTACAACATCATGGGTACAGATCCATCCAAATTAGGGGATGGATATAATGCAATCATAGAACTCATACACCCTGAAGATAGACCTATGGTGGAGAAAAGCATTCTCAATGCCATTGAATTACATGAAAGCTTTTCACATGACTACCGTATTTTAAAGTCAGATGGGTCTGTAAGGATACTTTCATCTAAGGGTCTGGTAATCAATGAAACCTCAGGAGCGGCACCAAGACTGGTTGTCACTGAGCAGGATATCACCGAACAGAAGGTGGCTGAGGAGAAGATCAGATCTTCACTCAAAGAAAAGGAAATGCTACTTGCAGAAATTCATCACAGGGTAAAGAATAATTTACAGGTTATTTCAAGCCTACTTAGACTCCAATCAAGATTCATAGAAGATGATGCATCGATAGAAATATTCAAAGAAACACAAAACAGGGTTAGAAGCATAGCAATTCTCCATGAGAAACTGTACCAGTCCGAAGATCTTGCCAAGATCAAGATCGATGAATACGTTAAGTTACTGGCAGAAGACCTGCTCTACTTCTATGAACTGGAAAACAGCAAGGTGGAAATGAATATAGATGTGGAAGAAGTGTATCTAAACATCGAAACTGCAATACCCTGCGGACTCATAATAGATGAACTGGTTTCAAATTCATTGAAATATGCATTTAAACCAGGTGAAAACGGTACAATCACAATTAAACTTCATTCAAACGAGAATGACAGGTTCACACTCCAAGTGTCTGATGATGGTGTTGGAATACCCCTGACAGTTGATCCAGAAAATTCAGAAACCTTTGGAATGCAGCTCATCAAATACCTATCCAACCAACTCAAGGCAGAGATGGAGTTGGACAGAAGAGATGGAACAAAATTTAAATTAGAATTTAATGAATTACAATACAAAAACAGAGTATTTAACGAAGAACAATAA
- a CDS encoding acetate uptake transporter — protein sequence MVEEVKKIVLEDLTANPAPLGLLGFGLTTVLLNIHNAGFYPMNSMILAMGVAYGGIAQIMACWMEYKKGNTFGMVAFGSYGLFWWSFVLLLILPKLGLAAAPDPAALASYLFMWGLFTLVMFIGTLKHSRGLQVVFISLAGLFFLLTAAELTGNPTLTLVAGYEGIFTGLSAVYVGLATVINETYKRDVLLV from the coding sequence ATGGTTGAAGAAGTTAAAAAAATAGTACTAGAAGATTTAACAGCAAATCCTGCACCTTTAGGACTTTTGGGATTCGGACTCACAACAGTACTATTGAACATTCACAACGCAGGATTTTATCCTATGAACAGCATGATCCTTGCAATGGGAGTGGCGTACGGTGGAATAGCACAGATCATGGCATGCTGGATGGAGTACAAAAAGGGAAATACCTTTGGTATGGTGGCGTTTGGATCCTACGGCCTTTTCTGGTGGAGTTTTGTTTTACTGCTCATACTGCCAAAGCTAGGTCTTGCAGCAGCACCAGATCCAGCTGCACTTGCATCTTACCTATTTATGTGGGGATTATTCACACTTGTAATGTTCATAGGAACTTTGAAACACAGCAGAGGACTTCAAGTCGTATTCATTTCACTGGCTGGACTGTTCTTCCTTCTAACAGCTGCAGAGTTAACTGGAAATCCAACCCTAACACTGGTGGCAGGTTACGAAGGAATATTCACAGGACTTTCAGCAGTCTACGTGGGCCTTGCAACTGTGATAAACGAAACCTATAAAAGAGATGTGCTGCTGGTATAA
- the acs gene encoding acetate--CoA ligase, whose product MKRDTTVLLDEKRIFKPDVETVERAHVKNWENEIEKGKNFEAYWEEKAEELEWFEKWDKVLDETNKPFYQWYVNGKINLTYNAVDRWIYTEKRNQVAILYINERGDEEKLTYYELYRQVNKMANGLKNLGVNKGDTVSMYLPMCPELLISMLACAKIGAVHSVVYSGLSVGAFVERMNDANAKILITADGTYRRGKIINLKKISDEALLQCPTIETVIVLKHTGSEINVSDLSGREIFYDRFLEGEPAECEPEWMDAEDPLFILYTSGSTGKPKGVLHTTGGYMVGVATTLKNIFDIQKDDLWWCTGDIGWITGHSYVIYGPLLLGTTTIVYEGAPDYPDPGAWWKIIEKHGVTKFYTAPTAIRHLMRFGNKYPNIYNLSSLRILGTVGEPINPEAWMWFYKNVGKEKTPIMDTWWQTETGMHLISPLPSAHLKPGSATKPFPGVDADVVDEDGNPVPLGKGGYLVIKKPWPAMFRTLYEDEERFQQVYWNQIPGVYKAGDMARKDEDGYFWIQGRSDDVLKIAGHRVGTAEVESAFVSHPAVAEAAVIGKSDPIKGQVIKAFLILKEGYQLKTKLIEELNKHVRYELGPVAVIGEMEQVEKLPKTRSGKIMRRLLRAKESGEDLGDTSTLEE is encoded by the coding sequence TCGAGGCTTACTGGGAAGAAAAAGCAGAAGAATTAGAATGGTTCGAGAAATGGGATAAAGTACTCGACGAAACAAACAAACCATTCTACCAATGGTACGTAAATGGAAAGATAAATCTCACCTACAACGCAGTAGACCGGTGGATATACACTGAAAAAAGAAATCAAGTTGCCATACTGTACATAAATGAAAGGGGTGACGAAGAAAAACTCACCTACTACGAGCTCTACAGACAAGTAAACAAAATGGCTAACGGCCTGAAAAACCTAGGAGTTAATAAGGGAGACACAGTATCCATGTACCTGCCGATGTGTCCGGAACTTCTAATATCAATGCTGGCATGTGCAAAGATCGGGGCTGTTCACAGTGTTGTGTACTCAGGACTAAGTGTAGGTGCATTTGTGGAGAGAATGAATGATGCCAACGCTAAAATACTCATAACTGCAGATGGAACCTACAGAAGAGGAAAAATAATAAACCTCAAAAAAATAAGTGACGAAGCACTTCTCCAGTGCCCCACAATCGAAACAGTAATTGTCCTTAAACACACAGGAAGCGAAATAAATGTATCGGACTTGAGTGGAAGAGAAATATTCTACGACAGATTTTTAGAGGGAGAACCCGCAGAATGCGAACCAGAATGGATGGATGCCGAAGATCCGTTGTTCATACTCTACACCTCTGGAAGCACAGGAAAACCCAAGGGAGTTCTACACACAACTGGAGGTTACATGGTGGGCGTGGCAACAACCCTCAAAAATATCTTCGACATACAAAAGGATGATCTCTGGTGGTGTACAGGAGACATAGGATGGATCACAGGACACAGCTACGTAATATACGGACCACTACTCCTTGGAACAACCACCATAGTCTATGAGGGAGCACCAGACTACCCGGACCCTGGTGCCTGGTGGAAAATAATCGAAAAACACGGAGTGACCAAATTTTACACGGCACCAACAGCCATAAGACACCTTATGCGATTTGGAAACAAGTACCCTAATATTTACAACCTATCCTCGTTGAGAATATTGGGAACGGTGGGAGAACCCATAAATCCAGAGGCATGGATGTGGTTTTACAAAAACGTTGGAAAGGAAAAGACACCCATCATGGACACATGGTGGCAGACAGAAACAGGAATGCATTTAATATCACCCCTGCCATCAGCCCATCTTAAACCTGGTTCTGCAACCAAACCATTTCCAGGTGTAGATGCAGATGTGGTTGACGAAGACGGAAATCCAGTACCCCTTGGAAAGGGAGGTTACCTCGTCATCAAAAAACCATGGCCAGCCATGTTCAGAACCCTTTACGAGGATGAAGAAAGGTTTCAACAAGTGTACTGGAACCAGATTCCCGGAGTTTACAAGGCAGGGGACATGGCAAGAAAAGATGAAGATGGATACTTCTGGATACAGGGAAGATCCGACGATGTACTCAAAATTGCAGGGCACAGGGTGGGAACCGCCGAAGTAGAATCAGCATTTGTAAGCCACCCTGCTGTGGCAGAAGCAGCAGTAATAGGAAAATCCGACCCAATCAAGGGACAGGTAATCAAAGCGTTTCTGATACTCAAGGAAGGCTACCAACTAAAAACGAAACTAATCGAAGAACTGAACAAACACGTGAGATATGAACTTGGACCAGTGGCAGTCATCGGTGAAATGGAACAGGTGGAAAAACTACCAAAAACCCGAAGTGGAAAAATTATGCGGAGATTACTCAGGGCCAAGGAATCCGGAGAGGATCTTGGGGACACATCAACACTCGAAGAATAA